Proteins from a genomic interval of Paenibacillus sp. FSL R5-0623:
- a CDS encoding TerC family protein has translation MDTLWLLTEILMINLVLSGDNAVVIALASKDLPPIQRKKAVWWGAFGAVLLRCVLTFVAVLLLGIPFIQAAGGLLLLWIAVKLLLQNDDEVHIREASTTWKAIQTILIADFVMSLDNVLAIAALADGDLALIVIGIAISIPIVVWGSGLIVGLLKRFPILVFVGSGILAFTAGEMVMKDPKLGEWLGGMASEVHTLLPVAMACLVVAIGGAHKFVRKNA, from the coding sequence ATGGATACACTCTGGCTTTTAACTGAAATTTTAATGATCAATCTGGTGTTGAGTGGAGATAATGCGGTTGTTATTGCGCTTGCCAGCAAGGATCTGCCACCAATACAACGCAAAAAAGCGGTATGGTGGGGAGCTTTTGGTGCGGTGTTGCTGCGTTGTGTATTAACCTTTGTAGCGGTATTGTTGCTGGGAATTCCCTTTATCCAAGCGGCAGGTGGGCTGTTGCTACTCTGGATTGCAGTAAAGCTGCTGCTTCAAAATGATGATGAAGTACATATTCGAGAAGCTTCTACGACCTGGAAAGCCATTCAAACCATTCTGATTGCCGATTTTGTAATGAGCTTGGATAATGTTTTGGCCATAGCGGCTTTGGCAGATGGAGATTTAGCTTTGATCGTCATTGGTATTGCAATCAGCATCCCAATCGTCGTATGGGGGAGCGGGTTAATTGTTGGTTTGTTGAAGCGATTTCCGATTCTTGTATTCGTCGGATCAGGCATTCTGGCCTTCACAGCAGGTGAGATGGTGATGAAAGACCCCAAGTTAGGAGAATGGCTGGGAGGTATGGCATCAGAGGTGCATACGCTGCTTCCCGTAGCAATGGCTTGTCTTGTGGTTGCGATTGGAGGCGCACATAAATTTGTGCGTAAGAACGCATAG
- a CDS encoding TerC family protein, translated as MELFSPTFWLALLNVVFIDLILAGDNAIVIGLAARNLHPSVQKKAILYGTGGALLIRILATVVVLWLLKVPWLLLVGGILLIWIAYKLLADQGDEHNDVQAGTSLWTAIRTIVIADAAMGLDNVIAVAGAAQQHLVLVILGLLISVPIIVWGSTLFIKLINHFPWIIYVGAIVLGYTASNMITEEQRLLPYFTEHPALRILFIVVVIAGVVFAGYRKRSSSSSHKGSDGEQQRSYS; from the coding sequence ATGGAGCTATTTAGTCCCACATTCTGGCTGGCTTTGCTGAACGTTGTCTTTATTGATCTAATTCTGGCTGGAGATAATGCCATCGTCATTGGTCTCGCAGCTCGAAATTTGCACCCTTCCGTGCAGAAAAAGGCGATTTTATATGGAACTGGCGGCGCACTTTTGATTCGAATTTTAGCAACAGTTGTTGTGTTATGGTTGCTTAAAGTTCCGTGGCTCTTGCTTGTGGGAGGCATACTTCTGATCTGGATTGCCTATAAACTATTGGCGGATCAGGGTGATGAACACAATGATGTCCAGGCGGGAACTTCCTTGTGGACCGCAATTCGTACCATCGTAATCGCGGATGCAGCCATGGGATTAGATAACGTGATCGCAGTTGCTGGAGCAGCCCAGCAGCATCTCGTGCTTGTCATCCTTGGACTCCTGATTAGTGTCCCTATTATCGTCTGGGGCAGTACCCTGTTTATCAAACTAATTAATCATTTTCCTTGGATTATCTATGTCGGAGCCATTGTTCTCGGGTATACGGCTTCTAATATGATCACTGAGGAACAGCGACTCTTGCCTTACTTTACTGAACATCCGGCATTGCGCATTCTCTTCATCGTTGTGGTTATTGCAGGCGTAGTCTTTGCAGGTTATCGCAAACGATCCAGCAGTTCCAGCCACAAGGGATCTGACGGGGAACAGCAGCGCTCCTATTCGTAG
- the thiI gene encoding tRNA uracil 4-sulfurtransferase ThiI — MKYDMLLLRFGEFMLKGKNRARFEKTIITQVKALLKPYPGASLRKEYGRVYVDLGGESHTELIKVLKRVFGVMSISPVKVTPSELDEIVKTAVAFMDEREDEFKEGTTFKVNVRRVWKEFPNSSHEMNHLVGSPILRKFQQLSVDVRQPDIELRVEIRDQGTYIFNETIPAVGGFPLGTNGKAMVLLSGGIDSPVAAWSSMRRGLEVECVHFYSYPFTSQRAKEKVIDLARALADHAGTIKLHLVPFTEIQTAFTQLGQDNLIITLMRRSMLRIASKLAERERALALITGDSLGQVASQTLPSMNVIGRATDLPLLRPLVMMDKQEIITLSKQIGTYDISILPYEDCCTLFVPKSPSTNPNLRIVDKIESTMSHLSEWVDQAVEQTETITLHAGETSVVTNQTEDNGMKDDWF, encoded by the coding sequence ATGAAATATGATATGCTGCTTCTCCGTTTCGGAGAGTTTATGTTAAAAGGGAAAAATCGTGCCCGATTTGAAAAAACGATCATTACACAGGTGAAAGCTTTGCTTAAACCTTATCCAGGAGCGAGCCTTCGCAAAGAATATGGCCGTGTCTATGTAGATCTTGGCGGTGAATCACATACTGAACTGATTAAGGTGCTGAAACGGGTATTCGGCGTGATGTCGATTAGTCCGGTTAAAGTTACTCCATCCGAGCTTGATGAGATTGTGAAAACAGCAGTCGCGTTTATGGACGAAAGGGAAGACGAATTCAAGGAAGGTACCACATTCAAGGTAAATGTAAGGCGGGTATGGAAGGAGTTCCCGAACTCTTCCCACGAAATGAACCATCTGGTTGGTTCCCCGATTCTTCGGAAATTTCAGCAATTAAGTGTTGATGTTCGTCAACCTGATATTGAGCTGCGAGTGGAAATTCGGGATCAGGGTACCTATATTTTCAACGAAACCATTCCGGCAGTAGGTGGCTTTCCACTGGGTACGAATGGCAAAGCAATGGTACTGTTATCAGGTGGAATAGACAGCCCGGTTGCAGCCTGGTCTTCCATGCGCCGTGGACTTGAAGTGGAATGTGTACATTTTTACAGTTACCCGTTCACAAGCCAGCGTGCCAAAGAGAAAGTCATTGATTTGGCGCGTGCCCTTGCTGATCATGCAGGAACAATCAAGCTGCATCTGGTTCCATTTACAGAGATTCAAACGGCATTTACCCAGCTGGGTCAGGACAATCTGATTATTACGCTGATGCGACGTTCAATGCTGCGAATTGCATCCAAACTTGCCGAGCGTGAGCGGGCACTCGCACTGATCACCGGGGATAGCCTGGGCCAAGTAGCGAGTCAGACTCTTCCGAGTATGAATGTCATTGGACGTGCAACGGATCTGCCATTGTTGCGACCACTGGTTATGATGGATAAACAGGAGATCATTACCCTGTCCAAACAGATCGGAACGTATGACATATCTATTTTACCATATGAGGATTGCTGTACTCTCTTTGTGCCAAAGTCACCTTCAACCAATCCAAATCTTCGAATTGTGGATAAAATAGAATCAACAATGAGCCATCTGTCAGAATGGGTGGATCAGGCGGTGGAACAAACTGAAACGATCACCCTGCATGCCGGTGAAACTTCTGTGGTAACGAATCAGACAGAAGACAATGGCATGAAGGATGACTGGTTCTAA
- a CDS encoding cysteine desulfurase family protein — protein sequence MKYFDYAATTPPHPDVIRTMAEIMETQFGNPSSIHGYGERAHQLLRRARSGCAAAIGVKPEEIVFTSGATESNNLAIKGAALRYQSRGRHIITTATEHASVYESFMQLQQWGWEVTLVPVNSDGVVNAQQVVDAIRPDTVLVSLMHVNNETGAIHPIAEIGKQLKKEAPRVLFHVDGVQGFGKMKATPAAWGADLYSLSAHKIRGPKGAGLLYVRSGVELTPLLSGGSQEQGLRAGTENVALLVGMAKAMRMAAEDQVDFARRTTVLRDRLMDMIRDIPEFELNSRTEGAPHIVHFSYPGMKAEVALHTLEQLGVTISTQSACSSRSAEPSRALLAMGRDAACAGGGLRISLGDEHTEEDVALLERALHQMVAQLRPLERRM from the coding sequence TTGAAATATTTTGATTATGCTGCAACCACACCTCCCCATCCCGATGTGATTCGTACGATGGCCGAAATTATGGAGACACAATTTGGTAACCCGTCCTCCATCCATGGGTATGGAGAGCGTGCTCATCAGTTGCTGCGTCGTGCACGATCCGGCTGTGCTGCGGCAATCGGCGTTAAGCCTGAGGAGATTGTATTTACTTCCGGTGCGACCGAGAGTAATAATCTCGCGATAAAAGGTGCGGCATTACGTTATCAGTCACGAGGCAGACACATCATCACTACGGCTACCGAGCATGCCTCGGTGTATGAAAGTTTTATGCAATTGCAGCAGTGGGGATGGGAAGTGACATTAGTTCCTGTGAATTCCGATGGAGTGGTCAACGCTCAGCAGGTTGTAGACGCGATCAGGCCCGACACGGTGCTTGTAAGTCTGATGCATGTAAATAATGAAACGGGAGCCATCCATCCGATTGCAGAAATCGGCAAACAGCTCAAAAAGGAAGCACCACGGGTGCTTTTCCATGTGGATGGTGTTCAAGGCTTTGGAAAAATGAAGGCAACACCTGCCGCTTGGGGTGCAGATCTGTACAGTCTGTCTGCTCACAAGATTCGTGGACCGAAGGGAGCGGGTCTCCTGTATGTGCGAAGTGGAGTGGAGCTTACGCCACTATTGTCAGGAGGATCACAGGAGCAAGGCCTAAGAGCAGGCACAGAAAACGTGGCCTTGCTGGTAGGCATGGCAAAGGCCATGCGAATGGCAGCAGAAGATCAGGTTGATTTTGCCCGGCGTACAACGGTGCTCCGTGATCGGTTGATGGACATGATACGTGACATTCCCGAATTTGAATTGAACAGTCGCACAGAGGGTGCACCTCATATTGTGCACTTCTCCTATCCCGGGATGAAGGCAGAAGTGGCGCTGCACACCTTGGAGCAACTTGGCGTAACCATATCGACTCAATCTGCCTGTTCTTCGCGTTCGGCTGAACCGAGTCGGGCTCTACTTGCGATGGGCAGAGATGCAGCTTGTGCTGGTGGCGGATTGCGTATTAGTCTTGGAGATGAACATACAGAAGAAGATGTAGCCTTGCTTGAGCGGGCTTTACATCAGATGGTGGCGCAGTTGCGGCCCCTCGAAAGGCGGATGTAA
- a CDS encoding lytic transglycosylase domain-containing protein: MQIDPSGSRQLLELQLSNVNNQTSGSQPNAGSTVDFANVMDGLLGTGTNSMSNTDSSATVSKRSSDGLLWLQLGSTYNPDINTAGSSSVSNNIVGSLLSSSNTGIVDSGASVPTDYESLIAEASAKYGVPESLIKAVIDTESNFNPNVVSSAGAKGLMQLMDGTAAGLGVSNSFDPAQNIDAGTKYLSLQLQRFGGEVKMALAAYNAGPGRVSRLGVSSDSELMSVLNRLPSETQNYISKVEKAQSKYVI, from the coding sequence ATGCAGATTGATCCAAGCGGATCGCGGCAGTTATTGGAACTGCAATTGTCCAATGTGAATAACCAAACTAGTGGATCACAACCAAATGCTGGTTCAACTGTGGATTTCGCCAATGTGATGGATGGGCTGTTAGGTACGGGTACCAATTCGATGAGTAATACGGATTCCAGCGCTACGGTCTCCAAAAGATCCAGTGATGGTTTGTTGTGGCTGCAACTCGGAAGCACGTACAATCCGGATATAAATACGGCAGGATCGTCCTCTGTCTCCAATAACATCGTTGGGTCTTTATTATCTTCATCCAATACAGGAATCGTGGATTCCGGTGCATCTGTACCTACGGATTATGAATCTTTGATTGCCGAGGCAAGTGCCAAATACGGTGTTCCTGAATCATTGATCAAGGCCGTCATTGACACAGAGTCCAATTTTAACCCAAATGTCGTGTCCTCCGCGGGTGCCAAAGGGCTTATGCAATTAATGGATGGTACGGCTGCAGGGCTGGGTGTGAGTAATTCATTTGATCCTGCCCAGAACATTGATGCGGGTACGAAGTATCTTTCCCTTCAGCTCCAGCGTTTCGGTGGAGAAGTGAAGATGGCACTTGCTGCATATAATGCAGGACCGGGCCGTGTTTCACGTCTGGGCGTGTCTAGTGATAGCGAACTGATGAGTGTACTTAACCGTTTGCCTTCCGAAACACAGAATTATATCTCCAAGGTGGAGAAGGCACAGTCGAAATATGTGATCTAA
- a CDS encoding DUF1540 domain-containing protein, translated as MSQDKPIVKCSVSNCNFWGENNFCQADAIMIDIDQHATRRLHEEFAGETFDSDHHDHARTSSATCCHTFKPK; from the coding sequence ATGAGCCAAGACAAACCAATTGTCAAATGCAGCGTCTCCAACTGCAACTTTTGGGGAGAGAACAACTTCTGCCAAGCTGATGCCATCATGATTGACATTGACCAACATGCCACTCGTCGTCTGCATGAGGAATTTGCCGGTGAGACATTTGACTCCGATCACCATGATCATGCACGCACATCCTCTGCAACATGCTGTCACACGTTCAAACCCAAGTGA
- a CDS encoding YpuI family protein, with translation MSAANVQKTCESTREKLKPAIDRIENFLNENALPELDQNQTEESTAFYKGFLSDLRHLLVFSEVSYEKLGVVLRRANFDVDFAEKALYNTYHQCVNSFFYPKNECYSEDGRYAYTGQDAIRFRDKPIRAVRDVILEVSKTYEELRDDLAYYESDYLTQRRMQNQRNHA, from the coding sequence ATGTCAGCAGCCAATGTACAGAAAACATGTGAGTCAACTAGGGAAAAGTTAAAACCGGCTATCGATCGGATTGAAAATTTTTTGAATGAGAATGCTTTGCCTGAACTGGATCAGAATCAGACGGAAGAATCAACAGCCTTCTACAAAGGATTTCTTTCAGATCTCCGTCATTTGCTCGTTTTTTCTGAAGTTTCTTACGAAAAACTTGGCGTTGTGCTGCGTCGTGCCAACTTTGATGTCGATTTTGCCGAAAAGGCTCTTTATAATACGTATCACCAATGCGTAAACAGCTTTTTCTATCCTAAAAATGAATGTTATTCCGAAGACGGAAGATACGCTTACACAGGACAAGATGCCATTCGTTTCCGTGACAAGCCAATCCGTGCAGTACGGGATGTCATTCTTGAGGTTTCCAAAACGTACGAAGAATTGCGCGATGATCTGGCATATTATGAAAGTGATTACCTGACTCAGCGCCGTATGCAAAATCAACGGAATCACGCCTAA
- a CDS encoding S8 family peptidase, which translates to MSRPKWINWALAAGAGALALTLLLPTSNRQEPKPSALSDSAHEEHTSKQRLKVQDVKATDLLTRMDAKQHLSIMLEKTATMNAAQVSRYVNDLQSSHEHIRSIHLMNTNGSFNKPFDQASTQGSKLEQQKLQHALNLAKKAVNKRQSFESSSFPLGKEKYFVMGQPSKDGKRAVIALFSQNVLNAVEQHQRKNLRMIPYPREGKFKIESVHPDTLNEITVKTGHDNANASHFYENEIVIRFRQDPGERDMRIIKSDLRAQSARKLGYTYVFRSEHMSYKQLHSYFESKWNPLYMEPHYMYLTNDAVTEQTDVTIPNDILFSDYQWNLPAIETNRGWNITKGNKDVIVAVVDTGVDMNHPDLKGKLLEGYNVVEPGSQPMDDVGHGTHVAGIIGAIVNNNEGVAGMSWYNKVLPVKVLDNSGSGTTYAVAEGIIWAADHGAKVINMSLGNYADAQFLHDAIKYAFDRDIVLIAATGNDNTERPGYPAAYPEVFAVSATDPDMSKASYSNYGDYVDVMAPGSSIASTYPNNQYAALSGTSMASPHVAALAGLIRSLNPDLTNTEVMDLMRQSVIDLGDPGHDKYFGYGQIDVYKALQAASGNSAPLQFWPQHVRQQMDNTMKKYTP; encoded by the coding sequence ATGTCCAGACCGAAATGGATTAACTGGGCCCTTGCAGCTGGTGCAGGAGCACTCGCCCTGACGCTTCTGCTTCCAACATCAAATCGTCAAGAACCCAAGCCAAGTGCCCTGTCAGATTCTGCTCATGAAGAGCACACGAGTAAGCAGCGTCTGAAAGTGCAGGATGTCAAAGCAACCGATCTTCTGACCCGTATGGATGCCAAGCAACATCTCAGTATCATGCTGGAGAAAACCGCCACAATGAATGCTGCGCAGGTTAGCCGATATGTGAATGATCTCCAAAGTTCACATGAACATATCAGATCCATTCATCTCATGAATACCAATGGCTCTTTTAACAAACCCTTTGATCAGGCCTCCACACAAGGAAGCAAGTTGGAACAACAGAAACTTCAACATGCGCTCAATCTTGCCAAAAAAGCGGTAAACAAACGTCAAAGTTTTGAATCCTCTTCTTTTCCTTTAGGAAAGGAAAAATATTTTGTTATGGGGCAACCCTCCAAAGATGGCAAAAGAGCTGTCATTGCCTTGTTCAGCCAGAACGTATTAAATGCTGTTGAACAACATCAGCGCAAAAATCTGCGCATGATCCCTTATCCGCGTGAGGGTAAATTCAAAATTGAATCTGTTCACCCGGATACGCTTAACGAAATCACAGTGAAGACCGGACATGATAATGCCAATGCCAGTCATTTTTATGAAAATGAAATCGTCATCCGTTTTCGCCAGGATCCCGGTGAACGGGACATGCGTATCATTAAATCTGATCTGAGAGCGCAATCTGCGCGCAAGCTGGGATACACGTATGTTTTTCGGTCAGAACACATGAGTTACAAGCAATTGCATAGTTATTTCGAAAGCAAATGGAATCCACTCTATATGGAGCCCCACTATATGTATTTAACCAATGATGCCGTAACTGAACAAACAGATGTAACGATACCCAATGACATTTTGTTCTCCGATTATCAGTGGAACCTGCCTGCGATTGAGACAAACAGAGGTTGGAATATTACCAAAGGAAACAAAGATGTCATCGTTGCAGTGGTTGATACGGGGGTTGATATGAATCATCCTGACCTGAAGGGCAAGCTCCTTGAGGGTTATAATGTGGTCGAGCCGGGAAGCCAACCGATGGATGATGTGGGACATGGAACACACGTCGCAGGCATTATCGGCGCTATTGTCAACAATAACGAAGGCGTTGCAGGCATGAGCTGGTATAACAAGGTACTACCGGTTAAAGTACTCGACAACTCAGGTTCTGGTACCACGTATGCCGTTGCCGAAGGCATCATCTGGGCAGCCGATCATGGAGCCAAAGTTATCAACATGAGTCTGGGCAATTATGCTGATGCGCAATTTCTTCATGATGCCATTAAATACGCTTTTGACCGGGATATCGTCCTGATTGCAGCCACGGGGAACGATAATACAGAGCGTCCAGGATACCCTGCTGCTTATCCGGAAGTATTTGCCGTATCTGCTACGGACCCGGATATGAGTAAAGCTTCCTATTCCAACTATGGGGATTATGTAGATGTGATGGCTCCAGGGTCCAGTATCGCCAGTACCTATCCAAACAATCAGTATGCAGCCTTGTCTGGAACGTCCATGGCTAGCCCCCATGTAGCCGCACTTGCAGGTTTGATCCGTTCGTTGAACCCGGACTTGACCAACACGGAAGTGATGGATTTGATGCGCCAAAGTGTTATTGACCTCGGTGATCCGGGTCACGACAAGTATTTCGGCTATGGCCAAATCGATGTCTATAAGGCACTGCAAGCCGCATCAGGCAACAGCGCTCCTTTGCAGTTCTGGCCGCAACATGTCAGACAACAAATGGATAATACGATGAAAAAGTATACTCCTTAA
- a CDS encoding PLP-dependent aminotransferase family protein: MHIELKRGSSTKLYVQIALTIADRIRSGLIEPGTRLPSVRKMTADLGVSLVTVSKAYAELEAIQLITCSQGKGCYVRGTLNVDQMEDVDRTQRNNANSESSTSWNWQMALVDYLPRAQLWRHFDTSPQVRYELHMSAIQPELLPTREIIDSAYRLSSDHTERMAAYGSFQGDRELRQIFAEHFAERGLQAAPERMLITSGAQQGIDLVARTFVGPGDVVYMEAPSYTGAIDVFTSRGAKIITVPMDDEGMRIDLLTRLCDTYPPKLIYTIPTYHNPTGITMSARRRAQLLNLAQSYHCLILEDDPFADLYFREPPPASIKSMDGTGHVVYIKSFSKVLSPGCRIACAIADGSVLTRLVAAKSTADLGSPLLTQKALQSFIQNQYGAYVSRLRDELYSRLCAASEVLEQHATTGMQWRLPEGGLNLWLQLPSNLDMRELHHQSLAAGVSFLPGSACYVGEMDTPSLRICFTVTNVELLCEGLRALCQVIDRVTPGQGGTVADRLPLI; the protein is encoded by the coding sequence ATGCATATTGAATTAAAGCGGGGAAGCAGTACCAAATTGTACGTGCAGATTGCGCTAACGATTGCCGATCGCATCAGATCAGGACTCATTGAACCCGGAACCCGACTTCCTTCTGTTCGTAAAATGACCGCGGATTTGGGTGTCAGCTTGGTCACTGTATCCAAAGCGTATGCTGAACTTGAAGCGATTCAATTGATCACCTGCTCCCAAGGGAAAGGTTGTTATGTGAGAGGTACATTGAACGTGGATCAGATGGAGGATGTGGACCGAACGCAGCGAAACAATGCCAATAGTGAATCCAGTACGTCATGGAATTGGCAGATGGCACTGGTGGATTATTTACCGCGAGCCCAGCTCTGGAGACATTTTGATACGTCACCTCAAGTACGGTATGAACTTCATATGTCAGCGATTCAGCCTGAACTGTTGCCTACACGCGAGATTATCGACAGCGCCTACCGACTCTCCTCTGATCATACAGAGCGTATGGCAGCTTACGGATCTTTTCAGGGGGATCGGGAACTTAGACAGATCTTTGCCGAACATTTTGCCGAGCGTGGACTACAGGCTGCACCTGAACGCATGTTAATTACAAGTGGTGCTCAGCAGGGGATCGATCTTGTGGCACGAACTTTTGTCGGACCTGGGGATGTTGTGTACATGGAGGCACCAAGCTATACCGGAGCCATTGATGTATTTACGAGTAGAGGCGCGAAGATCATTACGGTCCCGATGGATGACGAAGGCATGCGTATTGATCTGTTGACCCGATTATGTGATACCTATCCGCCCAAGCTGATCTATACGATCCCGACCTATCACAATCCAACAGGGATCACGATGAGTGCAAGAAGACGTGCACAGCTTCTTAATCTCGCGCAGAGCTACCACTGCCTCATTCTGGAGGATGATCCTTTTGCAGATCTTTATTTTCGTGAGCCTCCTCCGGCGTCCATTAAATCGATGGATGGGACAGGTCATGTCGTTTATATCAAAAGCTTCAGCAAGGTGCTCTCTCCCGGTTGCCGTATAGCCTGCGCCATCGCAGACGGAAGTGTATTGACCCGGCTTGTGGCCGCAAAATCTACGGCGGATTTGGGGAGTCCGCTGCTTACACAAAAGGCGCTGCAATCTTTCATTCAGAATCAGTATGGTGCCTATGTATCCCGATTAAGGGATGAATTGTATTCTCGCTTGTGCGCAGCATCCGAAGTGCTGGAACAGCATGCTACTACGGGTATGCAATGGCGCTTGCCAGAGGGAGGACTCAATCTGTGGCTTCAACTTCCGAGTAACCTAGATATGCGTGAGTTGCATCATCAGTCACTTGCTGCAGGGGTTTCTTTCCTGCCAGGTTCCGCCTGTTATGTAGGAGAGATGGATACACCAAGTCTGCGTATCTGCTTCACTGTAACAAACGTTGAGCTTTTGTGTGAAGGACTCCGTGCACTGTGCCAAGTCATTGACAGAGTAACACCTGGGCAGGGTGGGACAGTGGCGGACAGGCTACCGCTTATATAA
- a CDS encoding PLP-dependent aminotransferase family protein: MSIPWSKMAQNTPSSVVRDMLQAAQAPGMISLAGGLPAQTSFPLEAIRVAYEKVFMSGAAALQYAETEGYRPLRAKIAERLESKGIPASPDHMLLTTGSQQSIDLVCRILLDPGDRVLVESPTYLAALQVIHSYQAESHGVACDDHGMLPESLEEQLQSHRPKLVYINPTFSNPTGKVWSRERRQQAVDLCRKYGVLILEDDPYGEIRFNPEQLDVPALAELDAVSYDGPSNVIYTSTFSKTVAPGLRTGWILAAPDIVKMAARAKQGADLHSSSIDQRALHALLESFDLDAHIRHISEDYEQRMKTLTTLMAAKAWEGISWNSPQGGMFLWLQLPEGMLASNLFTYGIQEKVCIVPGDSFYAGTPELNRMRINFTHTDPELLPEAVERMDRAIQRWHASLTSDSVVTL, translated from the coding sequence ATGAGTATCCCTTGGTCCAAAATGGCACAAAACACCCCGTCCTCTGTCGTTCGCGACATGCTCCAGGCCGCTCAGGCACCTGGAATGATCTCACTAGCCGGTGGATTACCAGCCCAGACTTCATTCCCGCTGGAAGCTATCCGCGTTGCATATGAAAAAGTATTTATGAGCGGAGCAGCCGCTCTTCAATATGCGGAGACTGAGGGTTACCGTCCTCTTCGCGCCAAAATTGCCGAACGTCTTGAATCCAAGGGCATTCCCGCTTCACCCGATCACATGCTTCTCACTACAGGTTCACAGCAATCCATTGACTTGGTTTGCCGCATCCTTCTTGACCCAGGTGACCGCGTATTGGTTGAATCACCAACCTACCTCGCTGCTCTGCAAGTCATTCATTCCTATCAGGCTGAATCTCACGGTGTAGCCTGTGATGATCACGGTATGTTGCCTGAATCTCTGGAGGAACAGCTCCAGTCGCATCGTCCAAAACTTGTCTATATTAATCCAACATTCTCCAATCCTACTGGAAAAGTATGGTCACGAGAAAGAAGACAGCAGGCTGTGGATCTGTGCCGCAAGTATGGTGTACTCATTCTGGAAGATGATCCCTATGGTGAAATTCGGTTCAATCCGGAGCAATTGGATGTCCCTGCACTCGCAGAACTGGATGCAGTATCCTATGACGGCCCTTCTAACGTTATCTACACCAGTACATTCTCCAAAACGGTAGCACCTGGCCTTCGTACGGGCTGGATACTGGCTGCTCCCGATATTGTCAAAATGGCAGCACGAGCCAAACAAGGTGCCGACTTGCACTCCAGCAGCATTGACCAAAGAGCGCTTCATGCACTGCTTGAATCTTTCGATCTGGATGCGCATATCCGCCATATTTCAGAGGATTACGAACAACGCATGAAAACACTGACGACTCTCATGGCAGCCAAAGCTTGGGAAGGCATCTCGTGGAACTCACCACAAGGTGGCATGTTCTTGTGGCTGCAATTGCCTGAAGGCATGCTGGCAAGCAATCTGTTCACATATGGTATCCAGGAGAAAGTGTGCATTGTCCCGGGTGATTCCTTCTATGCAGGTACACCAGAGTTAAACCGCATGCGAATCAACTTTACTCATACGGACCCTGAGCTTCTTCCGGAAGCCGTGGAAAGAATGGATCGCGCCATCCAACGCTGGCATGCTTCCTTGACATCGGACAGTGTTGTTACACTGTAA